The genomic region ATCTGCTGTCGATGACCATCAGCCCCGATCTGGCGTTTGTTGACGGGGTGAAACTCCAGCGCGTGAAGCTGCTGCTGATGCTGGTCACCGCATTAACCATTGGTGTGGCGATGAAATTCGTGGGGGCACTGATCATTACATCGCTTCTGATCATCCCTGCGGCAACAGCGCGTCGGTTTGCGCGTACGCCGGAGCAAATGGCGGGCGTTGCGGTTGGCATTGGGATGATAGCGGTTACAGGCGGGCTGACCTTTTCGGCGTTCTACGACACGCCTGCGGGTCCGTCGGTGGTACTGTGTGCAGCACTGCTGTTTATCTTTAGCATGATGAAGAAGCAGGCCAACTGATTGATGTACCTAATCAGGCCTACGCTTTGCAGGCCTGATTAGCGTAGCGCCATCAGGCAGAAATGATTACGGCATCTCTGGAGGGGTAATACCAAAATGGTTCCAGGCACGTACCGTCGCCATTCTCCCGCGCGGCGTACGTTGTAAAAAACCTTGCTGGATGAGATACGGTTCCAGAACGTCCTCAATAGTTTCACGCTCTTCACCAATGGCTGCTGCAAGGTTATCCAACCCAACCGGTCCGCCAAAGAATTTGTCGATGACAGCCAACAGCAGCTTGCGGTCCATATAGTCAAAGCCTTCGGCATCCACGTTAAGCATATCCAGCGCCTGCGAGGCAATGTCTGCCGAAATAGTACCGTCGTGCTTAACTTCCGCAAAATCCCGTACCCGCCGCAGCAGACGGTTCGCAATACGTGGCGTCCCTCGCGCACGACGCGCTACTTCCAGCGCGCCCTCTTCACTCATTTCCAGCCCCATAAATCGCGCGCTGCGACCAACGATATACTGAAGATCGGGCACCTGATAGAACTCAAGGCGTTGCACAATACCGAAGCGGTCACGCAGCGGCGACGTTAACGAGCCTGCGCGAGTTGTGGCACCAATCAGGGTAAACGGCGGGAGATCGATTTTAATAGAGCGCGCAGCAGGGCCATCGCCAATCATGATATCCAGTTGATAGTCTTCCATCGCTGGATACAAAACCTCTTCCACCACCGGCGACAGGCGGTGAATCTCATCAATAAACAGTACGTCATGCGGTTCAAGGTTGGTCAACATTGCCGCAAGATCGCCCGCTTTTTCCAGCACGGGACCAGACGTTGTTCGCAGATTCACGCCCATCTCATTAGCCACGATATTGGCAAGCGTGGTTTTACCTAACCCCGGCGGTCCAAAAATCAGCAGGTGATCAAGCGCATCGCCACGCAGTTTTGCCGCCTGGATGAAGATCTCCATCTGCGAGCGAACCTGCGGCTGGCCAATATACTCTTCCAGCAATTTCGGGCGAATGGCGCGATCGGCAACCTCTTCCGCGATAGTGGCGCCTGCCGAAATCAGGCGATCTGCTTCTATCATCCTTTACCTCACAACGCGGCGCGCAGAGCTTCGCGGATCAGTGTTTCACTGCTGGCATCCGGTTTGGCGATTTTACTCACCATCCGACTGGCTTCCTGTGGTTTATAGCCCAGCGCCACCAGCGCCGCAACCGCCTCCTGCTCGGCATCATCTGTTGCCGGGCTGGCTGGAGACGTCAGCACCAGATCGGCCGCAGGGGTAAACAGATCGCCATGCAATCCTTTGAAGCGGTCCTTCATTTCAACAATCAGACGTTCAGCGGTTTTTTTACCGATACCGGGTAGCTTCACTAACGCGGCTGGATCTTCACGCTCAACGGCGTTAACAAACTGCTGTGCCGACATACCCGACAGGATTGCCAGCGCCAGCTTCGGCCCTACGCCATTGGTTTTAATGAGCTCTTTGAACAGGGTTCGTTCTTGCTTATTGTTAAACCCGTACAGCAGTTGCGCATCTTCACGCACCACGAAATGGGTAAAAACAATCGCCTCTTTTCCGGAATCCGGGAGCTCATAAAAACAGGTCATTGGCATATGCACTTCATAGCCGACACCCTCCACCTCAAGTAACACCAGCGGCGGTTGTTTTTCCAGAATGATGCCTCTGAGTCTGCCTATCACATTACGCTCCTGCGTTGAGTCCGAAAGTTATGCTGTATCATAAAAAAAGGCTGGATAGATATCCAGCCTCATTTGTCATTATCGCAAGCGACCTCGCGCAAGATTGAGCCGCGTCTCGCTCATCTGCATCGCGTTCTGGCTGACATGGCAATGGGTAATCGCTATTGCCAGCGCATCTGCCGCGTCCGCCTGTGGGTTGGCCGGAAGCTTTAGCAGGGTTCGCACCATATGCTGTACCTGGCTTTTCTCCGCGCTGCCGATGCCCACGACCGTTTGCTTAACCTGGCGCGCCGCATACTCAAAGACGGGCAGTTCCTGGTTCACCGCCGCGACAATCGCGACACCGCGCGCTTGCCCCAGCTTGAGTGCGGAATCCGCGTTCTTCGCCATAAATACCTGCTCAATGGCGAAGTAGTCTGGCTGGAACTGGGTAATGATTTCCGTCACGCCGGCATAAATGAGCTTCAGACGCGACGGGAGATCGTCCACTTTGGTACGAATACAGCCGCTGCCAAGATAGCTCAGTTGCCGACCAACCTGACGAATCACACCATAACCGGTGACACGTGAGCCCGGATCAATACCGAGAATAATGGACATCACGCGCCTCCAGTGATGATGGGATTAAACCACCTCATTCTAAGGTAGCTGCAACCTCGTCAGAGATTTCGCCGTTATGGTAGACTTCCTGCACGTCGTCACAGTCTTCCAGCATGTCGATCAGACGGAGCAGCTTCGGTGCGGTTTCCGCATCCATGTCCGCTTTGGTAGACGGGATCATAGACACTTCTGAGCTGTCCGCTTTCAGTCCTGCGGCTTCGAGCGCATCGCGCACTTTACCCAGTTCTTCCCAGGCAGTGTAAACGTCGATCGCGCCATCGTCATAGGTTACAACGTCTTCCGCACCCGCTTCCAGCGCCGCTTCCATGATGGCGTCTTCGTCGCCCTTCTCGAAGGAAATCACGCCTTTTTTGCTGAACAGATAAGAAACGGAACCATCGGTACCCAGGTTGCCGCCTGTTTTGCTGAAGGCGTGACGCACTTCCGCCACGGTACGGTTACGGTTGTCAGACAGGCATTCAATCATTACCGCCGTACCGCCAGGACCGTAACCTTCATAGATGATGGTTTCCATGTTGGCATCATCATCACCGCCCACACCGCGTGCAATTGCACGGTTCAGGGTGTCACGGGTCATGTTGTTGGAGAGTGCTTTATCTACCGCCGCACGCAGGCGCGGGTTTGCATCCGGATCGCCACCGCCCAATTTCGCAGCCGTTACCAATTCACGAATGATTTTGGTGAAGATTTTACCGCGTTTAGCATCCTGTGCCGCCTTACGGTGTCTGGTGTTGGCCCATTTACTATGACCTGCCATAAAAAGTCTCCAATAAATCGCCCCTTTTCAGGTAGCGTTAATTACAAATTCTTCAATCGCCTGCCGGTTACTCCATGACTTGGTCAGCGCCGCCGCAGCGGTTGCCTCAAGCCATTGGTAGGCCAGATGTTCAGTGAAAACGATCTGACGCTCATGCGGCAGCGCAAGACAGAACCAAAATTCTGTATTACGTACCACGCCTGGCGCATAGCGATGACGTAAATGCGAAAATATCTCAAACTCCACCGTGCGTTGACAGTCGTTCAAGGTCAGAAGCTCTGCGGCAACATCAATGGCGACCTCTTCCTTTACTTCACGCACGGCGGCCTGCGACGCGCTCTCCCCCTCTTCCAGGCTGCCGGTAACCGACTGCCAGAAATCAGGATCGTCGCGCCGCTGCAACATCAGCACTTTCCCGGTGTCTTGTGCATAGATTACGACCAGAACCGAGACAGGCTGTTTGTATGTCATATCAGTTTTTCTCTTCCTTCTTCACCACTTCTATGCCCAACTCGGCCAGAGAAGCCGGGTTAGCAAAGCTCGGCGCTTCGGTCATCAGACACGCAGCGGCGGTGGTTTTCGGGAAGGCAATGACATCACGAATATTATCGGTGCCGGTCAGCAGCATGGTCAAACGGTCAAGACCAAATGCCAGGCCTGCATGCGGCGGCGTACCGTATTTCAGCGCGTCCAGCAGGAAGCCAAACTTCTCACGCTGTTCCTGTTCGTTAATGCCCAGAATGCCAAACACGGTTTGCTGCATGTCTCCGTTGTGAATACGCACGGAACCGCCGCCCACTTCATAGCCGTTGATGACCATATCGTAGGCATTTGCCACCGCATCTTCCGGCGCGGCTTTCAGCTCAGCAGCGGTCATGTCTTTCGGTGAGGTGAACGGGTGGTGCATCGCGGTCAGGCCGCCTTCACCGTCGTCTTCAAACATCGGGAAGTCGATGACCCACAGCGGCGCCCATTTGGATTCGTCGGTCAGATTCAGGTCTTTACCGAGTTTCAGACGCAGCGCGCCCATCGCATCAGCAACCACTTTTTTGTTGTCTGCGCCGAAGAAGACCATGTCGCCGTCCTGCGCGCCGGTGCGCACAAGAATCGCTTCCACGATGTCCGCGTTCAAGAATTTAGCGACCGGGCTGGTGATGCCTTCCAGGCCTTTAGCACGTTCGGTGACTTTGATATAAGCCAGACCTTTCGCGCCGTAGATTTTGATAAAGTTGCCATAGTCGTCTATCTGCTTACGGCTTAAGCTGGCACCGCCCGGTACGCGCAGTGCAGCAACGCGACTTTTCGGGTCGTTAGCCGGACCAGCAAAGACAGCGAATTCTACATTCTTCAGCAGATCGGCGACGTCCACCAGCTCCATCGGGTTACGCAGGTCCGGTTTGTCGGAACCGTAACGACGCTCAGCTTCGGCAAAGGTCATGATCGGGAAATCGCCCAGCTCCACGCCCTTCACATCGTTCCACAGGCTACGCACCAGTGCTTCCATCACTTCACGTACCTGTTCGGCGGTCATGAAGGACGTTTCCACATCAATCTGCGTAAATTCTGGCTGACGATCAGCGCGCAGGTCTTCGTCGCGGAAGCATTTTACGATTTGATAGTAGCGGTCAAAGCCGGACATCATCAGCAACTGTTTAAACAGCTGTGGAGACTGCGGCAGCGCGTAGAATTTACCTTTATGAACGCGAGAAGGCACCAGATAGTCACGCGCACCTTCCGGCGTGGCTTTGGTCAGCATCGGGGTTTCGATATCAAGGAAACCGTGATCGTCCATAAAGCGGCGCACCAGGCTTGTGATTTTCGCGCGGGTTTTCAGGCGCTGTGCCATTTCCGGACGACGCAGGTCAAGATAGCGGTACTTCAGACGCGCTTCTTCGGTATTGACGTGGTTGGAGTCCAGCGGCAGCGCTTCTGCGCGGTTGATGATCACCAGGTCAGAGGCCAGCACTTCGATTTCACCGGTTGCCATCTCTGCATTAATGTTTTTCTCGTCACGCGCACGCACCGTGCCCGTCACCTGGATGCAGAACTCATTACGCAGTTCAGAGGCCAGCTTTAACGCGTCCGCACGATCCGGATCGAAAAACACCTGCACGATACCTTCGCGGTCGCGCATATCGATAAAAATCAGGCTACCAAGATCACGACGACGGTTGACCCAACCACACAGGGTGACCTGCTGTC from Citrobacter sp. RHB25-C09 harbors:
- the ruvA gene encoding Holliday junction branch migration protein RuvA is translated as MIGRLRGIILEKQPPLVLLEVEGVGYEVHMPMTCFYELPDSGKEAIVFTHFVVREDAQLLYGFNNKQERTLFKELIKTNGVGPKLALAILSGMSAQQFVNAVEREDPAALVKLPGIGKKTAERLIVEMKDRFKGLHGDLFTPAADLVLTSPASPATDDAEQEAVAALVALGYKPQEASRMVSKIAKPDASSETLIREALRAAL
- the ruvB gene encoding Holliday junction branch migration DNA helicase RuvB, whose amino-acid sequence is MIEADRLISAGATIAEEVADRAIRPKLLEEYIGQPQVRSQMEIFIQAAKLRGDALDHLLIFGPPGLGKTTLANIVANEMGVNLRTTSGPVLEKAGDLAAMLTNLEPHDVLFIDEIHRLSPVVEEVLYPAMEDYQLDIMIGDGPAARSIKIDLPPFTLIGATTRAGSLTSPLRDRFGIVQRLEFYQVPDLQYIVGRSARFMGLEMSEEGALEVARRARGTPRIANRLLRRVRDFAEVKHDGTISADIASQALDMLNVDAEGFDYMDRKLLLAVIDKFFGGPVGLDNLAAAIGEERETIEDVLEPYLIQQGFLQRTPRGRMATVRAWNHFGITPPEMP
- a CDS encoding YebC/PmpR family DNA-binding transcriptional regulator, coding for MAGHSKWANTRHRKAAQDAKRGKIFTKIIRELVTAAKLGGGDPDANPRLRAAVDKALSNNMTRDTLNRAIARGVGGDDDANMETIIYEGYGPGGTAVMIECLSDNRNRTVAEVRHAFSKTGGNLGTDGSVSYLFSKKGVISFEKGDEDAIMEAALEAGAEDVVTYDDGAIDVYTAWEELGKVRDALEAAGLKADSSEVSMIPSTKADMDAETAPKLLRLIDMLEDCDDVQEVYHNGEISDEVAATLE
- the nudB gene encoding dihydroneopterin triphosphate diphosphatase: MTYKQPVSVLVVIYAQDTGKVLMLQRRDDPDFWQSVTGSLEEGESASQAAVREVKEEVAIDVAAELLTLNDCQRTVEFEIFSHLRHRYAPGVVRNTEFWFCLALPHERQIVFTEHLAYQWLEATAAAALTKSWSNRQAIEEFVINAT
- the ruvC gene encoding crossover junction endodeoxyribonuclease RuvC; this encodes MSIILGIDPGSRVTGYGVIRQVGRQLSYLGSGCIRTKVDDLPSRLKLIYAGVTEIITQFQPDYFAIEQVFMAKNADSALKLGQARGVAIVAAVNQELPVFEYAARQVKQTVVGIGSAEKSQVQHMVRTLLKLPANPQADAADALAIAITHCHVSQNAMQMSETRLNLARGRLR
- the aspS gene encoding aspartate--tRNA ligase; its protein translation is MRTEYCGQLRQSHVGQQVTLCGWVNRRRDLGSLIFIDMRDREGIVQVFFDPDRADALKLASELRNEFCIQVTGTVRARDEKNINAEMATGEIEVLASDLVIINRAEALPLDSNHVNTEEARLKYRYLDLRRPEMAQRLKTRAKITSLVRRFMDDHGFLDIETPMLTKATPEGARDYLVPSRVHKGKFYALPQSPQLFKQLLMMSGFDRYYQIVKCFRDEDLRADRQPEFTQIDVETSFMTAEQVREVMEALVRSLWNDVKGVELGDFPIMTFAEAERRYGSDKPDLRNPMELVDVADLLKNVEFAVFAGPANDPKSRVAALRVPGGASLSRKQIDDYGNFIKIYGAKGLAYIKVTERAKGLEGITSPVAKFLNADIVEAILVRTGAQDGDMVFFGADNKKVVADAMGALRLKLGKDLNLTDESKWAPLWVIDFPMFEDDGEGGLTAMHHPFTSPKDMTAAELKAAPEDAVANAYDMVINGYEVGGGSVRIHNGDMQQTVFGILGINEQEQREKFGFLLDALKYGTPPHAGLAFGLDRLTMLLTGTDNIRDVIAFPKTTAAACLMTEAPSFANPASLAELGIEVVKKEEKN